In a genomic window of Labeo rohita strain BAU-BD-2019 chromosome 20, IGBB_LRoh.1.0, whole genome shotgun sequence:
- the chac1 gene encoding glutathione-specific gamma-glutamylcyclotransferase 1, whose translation MKPQDIIAGKSSLWIFGYGSLVWKPDFKFKRSKVGYIKGYKRRFWHGDNFHRGDDEMPGRVVTLIEEDDACTWGVAFEVTGSQVEESLKYLNVREAVRGGYLTRFVEFIPQGMNQSPVQALVYIATPDNPMYLGPACTEKIAAQIAVCKGKSGHNIEYLLRLAEFMRVSCPDVEDPHLFSIEAAVLATIRPMLLAG comes from the exons ATGAAACCTCAAGACATCATCGCTGGAAAATCCAGTCTGTGGATCTTCGGGTACGGATCGCTGGTTTGGAAACCTGACTTCAAGTTCAAGAGGAGCAAGGTCGGTTACATTAAAGGGTACAAGAGACGTTTCTGGCACGGGGATAATTTTCATCGTGGAGATGATGAAATg CCCGGAAGAGTGGTGACGCTCATCGAGGAGGATGAC GCGTGCACCTGGGGTGTTGCCTTCGAAGTGACTGGATCTCAGGTTGAGGAGTCTCTGAAGTACCTGAACGTGAGGGAGGCGGTGAGAGGCGGCTACCTGACCCGGTTCGTAGAGTTCATCCCGCAGGGCATGAACCAGTCGCCGGTCCAGGCTCTGGTTTACATCGCCACGCCAGACAACCCTATGTACCTGGGGCCCGCCTGCACAGAGAAAATCGCCGCTCAGATCGCCGTGTGCAAGGGGAAGTCGGGCCACAACATCGAGTACCTGCTTCGCCTGGCGGAGTTCATGAGAGTCAGCTGCCCTGATGTGGAAGACCCTCACCTGTTCTCCATCGAGGCAGCTGTTCTCGCCACCATTAGACCCATGTTGTTAGCAGGCTAG